One window of the Corynebacterium glutamicum ATCC 13032 genome contains the following:
- the abc-f gene encoding ribosomal protection-like ABC-F family protein: MTETLVVNGLAGGYGHRTLFNDVNLTVAAGDVVGVVGVNGAGKSTFLKILAGVEKPLAGTIALSPADAFVGYLPQEHTRTSGETIAVYIARRTGCQAATTAMDDTAEAFGADPDNAALADAYAEALDRWMASGAADLDERIPIVLADLGFELPTSTLMEGLSGGQAARVGLAALLLSRFDIVLLDEPTNDLDLDGLEQLENFVQGLRGGVVLVSHDREFLSRCVTTVLELDLHQNSHHVYGGGYDSYLEERAVLRQHARDQYEEFAEKKKDLVARARTQREWSSHGVRNAIKRAPDNDKLRKKAAAESSEKQAQKVRQMESRIARLEEVEEPRKEWKLQFSVGKASRSSSVVSTLNDASFTQGDFTLGPVSIQVNAGDRIGITGPNGAGKSTLLRGLLGNQEPTSGTATMGTSVAIGEIDQARALLDPQLPLISAFEKHVPDLPISEVRTLLAKFGLNDNHVERDVEKLSPGERTRAGLALLQVRGVNVLVLDEPTNHLDLEAIEQLEQALASYDGVLLLVTHDRRMLDAVQTNRRWHVEAGEVREL; the protein is encoded by the coding sequence ATGACCGAAACACTTGTGGTGAATGGCCTTGCAGGCGGCTATGGGCACCGCACATTATTTAACGATGTGAATCTCACCGTAGCTGCCGGCGATGTCGTGGGCGTTGTCGGCGTCAATGGCGCTGGTAAATCCACATTTCTAAAAATTCTGGCGGGCGTGGAAAAGCCACTGGCTGGAACTATCGCGCTTTCGCCAGCCGATGCTTTTGTGGGCTACTTGCCACAGGAACACACCCGCACGTCTGGAGAGACGATCGCAGTTTACATTGCTCGTCGAACCGGCTGCCAAGCTGCAACAACTGCCATGGATGACACCGCCGAAGCGTTTGGTGCGGATCCAGACAACGCTGCCTTGGCCGATGCATACGCCGAGGCGCTGGATCGGTGGATGGCCAGTGGCGCAGCCGATTTGGATGAACGCATCCCCATCGTGCTCGCTGATTTGGGCTTTGAGCTTCCCACCTCGACGCTGATGGAAGGACTTTCAGGCGGGCAGGCAGCCCGGGTCGGGCTGGCGGCGTTACTGTTGTCACGTTTTGACATTGTGCTTCTCGACGAGCCCACCAACGATTTGGATCTCGACGGTCTTGAGCAACTGGAGAATTTTGTTCAGGGGCTTCGCGGGGGAGTCGTACTGGTCAGCCATGATCGTGAGTTTCTTTCCAGGTGTGTGACCACTGTGCTGGAACTCGATCTGCACCAAAATTCCCACCATGTTTATGGCGGTGGATATGATTCCTACCTTGAGGAACGCGCAGTGCTACGCCAGCACGCCCGTGACCAATATGAGGAATTTGCGGAAAAGAAGAAGGACCTTGTGGCACGTGCTCGAACGCAGCGTGAATGGTCTAGTCACGGTGTCCGCAATGCTATTAAACGTGCACCTGACAACGACAAACTTCGGAAGAAAGCCGCTGCGGAATCCAGTGAAAAGCAGGCTCAAAAAGTCCGCCAGATGGAAAGCCGCATCGCTCGGTTAGAAGAAGTTGAAGAGCCACGTAAAGAATGGAAACTGCAGTTCAGCGTCGGTAAGGCGTCGCGGTCAAGTTCTGTTGTTTCCACGTTGAATGATGCAAGCTTCACCCAAGGCGATTTCACCTTGGGACCAGTATCCATCCAAGTAAATGCTGGCGATCGCATTGGCATCACAGGACCCAACGGTGCTGGTAAATCCACATTGCTGCGCGGACTATTGGGAAACCAAGAACCCACCAGCGGTACTGCCACGATGGGCACGAGCGTGGCGATCGGAGAAATCGATCAGGCACGAGCGTTACTTGATCCACAGTTGCCACTGATTTCTGCGTTTGAAAAGCATGTTCCAGACTTACCGATCAGTGAGGTGCGCACACTGCTCGCGAAATTTGGGCTGAATGATAATCATGTGGAACGGGACGTCGAAAAGCTATCTCCTGGCGAGCGCACGCGCGCCGGACTTGCGCTGCTACAGGTGCGGGGCGTCAACGTGCTTGTTCTTGATGAGCCCACCAACCACCTTGACCTGGAGGCCATCGAGCAATTGGAGCAAGCGTTGGCCTCGTATGATGGTGTGTTGCTGCTGGTCACGCACGATCGTCGCATGTTGGACGCTGTGCAGACCAATCGTCGTTGGCATGTCGAGGCTGGCGAAGTTAGGGAGCTATAA
- a CDS encoding OsmC family protein, giving the protein MTSIKATRTSPNTYTVVNDFGAELKVSAPGVPGTFSPGELLQAAVVGCASLSAEAQLAHQLGQDFTASATVESTETTGLITDLLYTLQVDMAGLDQQAQDKLIASAAKKIDRLCSVKRSIHHGINTETVIAP; this is encoded by the coding sequence ATGACCTCCATTAAAGCAACCCGCACCAGCCCAAACACTTACACTGTGGTTAATGATTTCGGAGCCGAACTTAAAGTCAGCGCGCCGGGAGTTCCTGGGACGTTTTCCCCGGGTGAATTATTGCAGGCCGCTGTTGTTGGCTGCGCTTCTTTGTCGGCAGAGGCTCAGCTCGCGCACCAGTTGGGCCAGGATTTCACTGCGAGCGCGACTGTCGAATCCACGGAGACCACAGGGCTGATCACTGATCTGCTGTACACGTTGCAAGTTGATATGGCAGGCCTCGATCAGCAGGCGCAGGACAAACTTATTGCCAGCGCCGCGAAGAAAATTGATCGCCTGTGTTCTGTGAAGCGATCAATTCACCATGGCATCAATACGGAAACGGTTATAGCTCCCTAA
- a CDS encoding zinc ribbon domain-containing protein YjdM, whose product MSDQLAPCPECSSEYTYENGGVLVCPMCAHEWVEGEVAEETATVIKDSVGNILNDGDSVSIVKSLKVKGGGAIKIGTKVSGIRLLEEPVDGHDIDAKVPGFGQMRLKSSVVKKA is encoded by the coding sequence ATGTCTGATCAATTAGCTCCCTGCCCTGAGTGCAGCAGTGAATATACCTACGAAAACGGCGGCGTTCTGGTCTGCCCAATGTGTGCCCACGAATGGGTCGAAGGTGAAGTAGCGGAAGAAACCGCGACTGTCATCAAAGACTCTGTGGGAAATATCCTCAATGATGGCGATTCCGTATCGATTGTGAAGAGCCTCAAAGTCAAGGGTGGCGGTGCCATCAAGATTGGCACCAAAGTCAGCGGAATTCGTCTTCTTGAAGAGCCAGTTGACGGCCACGACATCGACGCTAAGGTCCCTGGATTTGGTCAAATGCGACTCAAGTCCAGTGTTGTAAAGAAGGCCTAA